One window of bacterium genomic DNA carries:
- a CDS encoding type II toxin-antitoxin system Phd/YefM family antitoxin, which translates to MYNHITLKDLRPQLPKVIEKVDSELGRYIISKHGEPVAILLSVDDYESMIETLNETTDKENLKNIKQGMKEAKSGKTINWNQVKRKYRLE; encoded by the coding sequence ATGTACAATCACATTACCCTTAAAGACCTTCGCCCCCAGCTGCCCAAAGTAATCGAAAAAGTCGATTCCGAATTAGGCCGCTATATCATTTCTAAACATGGCGAACCGGTAGCCATTCTGCTTTCGGTAGATGATTATGAGAGCATGATTGAAACTTTGAATGAAACAACCGACAAGGAAAATCTGAAAAACATCAAACAGGGAATGAAAGAAGCCAAATCCGGCAAAACGATTAACTGGAATCAGGTAAAGCGCAAATACCGCTTGGAATAA
- a CDS encoding type II toxin-antitoxin system RelE/ParE family toxin has translation MYQVELTRQAEKSFATLIKAHAGMGKRVAHAIDLLAQDPSIGIPLKAELKGLFKYRIGSYRIIYEIKKTKLIITIIDIGHRREIYR, from the coding sequence ATGTATCAGGTTGAATTAACCCGCCAAGCCGAAAAAAGTTTTGCCACACTCATAAAAGCGCATGCCGGAATGGGGAAAAGAGTGGCACACGCTATCGATTTACTGGCACAAGATCCATCCATCGGCATTCCTTTAAAAGCCGAGCTTAAAGGTCTTTTTAAATATCGCATTGGTTCTTATCGTATTATTTATGAAATCAAAAAAACAAAACTCATCATCACCATCATCGACATTGGCCACCGCAGAGAAATCTACCGTTAA
- a CDS encoding alpha/beta hydrolase: MKSKKQNSSSPSSTLATAEKSTVKLNLLKALFDELRLPFHMAYLGFKWSALLKFRQGKSQLIYVIPGYLTSDRSTHILRHFLLAHGYDVHGWGLGTNNKSVVSLLPQITEKLKTLTNQKKKKVILIGWSLGGYLAREVARDNPQIIDRVITMGTPNRGGPKMTAYEEKNKKGPEEEKRIEKIIAEREKTPITVPLYSIYSKSDKTVWWEASVDNDKRHQVIHHEVHASHGGLGFHPDVYQLILKCLS, from the coding sequence ATGAAATCAAAAAAACAAAACTCATCATCACCATCATCGACATTGGCCACCGCAGAGAAATCTACCGTTAAGCTCAACTTACTAAAAGCCTTATTCGATGAATTACGCCTTCCTTTTCACATGGCTTATTTAGGATTTAAGTGGTCTGCCCTTTTAAAATTCAGACAGGGAAAATCTCAACTCATTTACGTTATTCCCGGCTATCTCACTTCCGATCGCTCCACTCATATTCTTCGGCATTTTTTATTGGCACATGGATACGATGTACATGGATGGGGTTTAGGAACTAACAATAAAAGTGTTGTTTCTCTGTTACCGCAAATTACCGAAAAACTTAAAACCTTAACAAATCAAAAAAAGAAAAAAGTAATTTTAATTGGCTGGAGTTTAGGGGGTTACCTTGCACGCGAAGTGGCTCGTGACAATCCGCAAATCATTGACCGTGTTATCACCATGGGAACCCCCAACCGCGGCGGACCAAAAATGACCGCTTACGAGGAAAAAAACAAAAAAGGCCCCGAAGAAGAAAAACGAATTGAAAAAATTATTGCCGAACGCGAAAAAACACCCATTACGGTTCCACTGTACAGCATCTATAGCAAATCGGATAAAACGGTGTGGTGGGAGGCAAGCGTGGATAACGATAAAAGACACCAGGTTATCCATCACGAAGTACATGCTTCGCATGGAGGCTTAGGGTTTCATCCGGATGTTTATCAATTAATTTTAAAATGCCTCTCTTAA
- a CDS encoding endo alpha-1,4 polygalactosaminidase: MKTIRKALLISIFSLFIACGGSSGGSGGGINFPSTGRVVGVSSWGYQLQDIDLDEVGASDFDLVVVDYSADGSDEEAFSEDDVNTMRGNNNKLVISYFSIGEAEDYRYYFDAGASYVDAENPDFPGNFKVFYWEDEWQELMEGYLDKIIAAGFDGAYLDIIDAYEYYGPGGDSGLDRDSAADDMTNFVIRLANYARAQNEDFIIIPQNGSGIINDASNADDYLSMIDAIGVEDTFYFGDAENDNDLDQQDEVIDNLLTYQDNDIVVLSVDYVTDADKVDNFYNLASDAGYIPYATIRALDALTMN, encoded by the coding sequence ATGAAAACAATTAGAAAAGCGCTTCTCATATCTATTTTTAGCCTTTTTATTGCCTGTGGCGGCTCCTCGGGCGGTAGTGGTGGAGGAATAAACTTTCCTTCCACAGGGCGCGTTGTAGGCGTTTCCAGTTGGGGATATCAGCTGCAAGATATTGATTTAGACGAAGTGGGAGCATCCGATTTTGATTTGGTAGTTGTGGATTATTCGGCCGATGGTTCGGATGAAGAGGCTTTTAGTGAGGATGATGTTAACACCATGCGGGGCAACAATAACAAGCTGGTGATTTCCTATTTTTCTATTGGGGAGGCCGAAGACTACCGTTATTATTTTGATGCGGGCGCTTCCTATGTAGATGCCGAAAACCCTGACTTTCCGGGAAACTTTAAAGTATTTTACTGGGAAGACGAATGGCAGGAATTAATGGAGGGATATTTAGATAAAATAATTGCCGCCGGTTTTGATGGGGCTTATTTGGATATTATTGACGCCTACGAATATTACGGACCCGGAGGTGATAGCGGATTAGATCGCGATAGCGCAGCCGACGACATGACTAATTTTGTAATCAGGCTTGCAAATTACGCACGGGCTCAAAACGAAGATTTTATTATTATTCCACAAAACGGTTCTGGCATTATTAATGATGCCTCCAATGCCGATGATTACTTATCGATGATTGATGCCATTGGCGTAGAAGATACTTTTTATTTTGGCGATGCAGAAAATGATAATGACTTAGATCAACAGGATGAGGTGATTGATAATTTACTCACCTATCAAGATAACGATATTGTGGTGTTGTCGGTAGATTACGTTACCGACGCCGATAAAGTAGACAACTTTTATAACTTAGCCAGCGATGCGGGTTATATCCCCTATGCTACAATAAGGGCTTTAGATGCTCTAACCATGAATTAA
- a CDS encoding type IV pilus twitching motility protein PilT has translation MSGATLTLENLLDRMLEQKSSDLHISAGSPPQIRVDGDLAPLEDFNLTPEDAKRLCYEKTPPERIKQFEQDWELDIAIEHKGIARFRVNLFMQLNSVSGAFRHIPTEIPDYKKIGVPQTVMDLCKKPRGLVLVTGPTGSGKSTTLAAMVDAINKTEPVHIITVEDPIEFVHSSKKALVVQREVEKDTHSFGASLKRILRQDPDVVLVGEMRDLETIAAAITISETGHLVFATLHTNTAVQTINRVIDVFPPHQQPQIRTQLSFILEGVISQQLIPKKNGGRALATEILIPNPAIRNLIREDKIHQLYSAMQIGRDKTGMHTMTQSLTNLVNDGSITKERALEYATEYEELKKMLGM, from the coding sequence ATGTCAGGAGCCACGCTTACTCTCGAAAATTTGCTCGACCGCATGCTTGAGCAAAAGTCATCCGATTTGCATATTTCTGCAGGTTCGCCTCCTCAAATTAGAGTGGATGGTGATTTAGCTCCCCTTGAAGATTTTAATTTAACGCCCGAAGATGCAAAAAGATTGTGTTACGAAAAAACGCCTCCCGAACGTATCAAACAATTTGAGCAGGATTGGGAGCTTGATATTGCCATTGAGCACAAAGGTATTGCGCGCTTTCGTGTGAATTTGTTTATGCAGCTCAATTCGGTATCGGGCGCGTTTCGTCACATTCCTACCGAAATTCCTGATTACAAAAAAATTGGTGTGCCGCAAACGGTAATGGACCTTTGCAAAAAGCCCCGTGGTTTGGTTTTGGTAACAGGCCCTACGGGTAGTGGTAAATCAACAACGCTTGCGGCCATGGTAGATGCTATCAATAAAACCGAACCGGTTCATATTATCACTGTAGAAGATCCTATCGAATTTGTGCACTCATCCAAAAAAGCACTTGTTGTTCAGCGTGAAGTTGAAAAAGATACGCACAGTTTTGGCGCTTCGCTTAAACGCATTTTACGTCAAGATCCCGATGTGGTGCTGGTGGGCGAAATGAGAGATTTAGAAACGATAGCGGCAGCCATTACTATTTCTGAAACGGGTCACTTGGTTTTTGCAACGTTACATACCAACACGGCCGTGCAAACCATTAACCGTGTGATTGACGTGTTCCCCCCACATCAGCAGCCGCAAATACGCACGCAGCTTTCCTTTATTTTGGAAGGTGTAATTTCGCAACAACTCATCCCTAAAAAAAACGGGGGGCGAGCGTTAGCTACTGAAATTTTAATTCCTAATCCCGCTATTCGTAATTTAATTCGTGAAGATAAAATTCACCAATTATACTCTGCCATGCAAATTGGCCGCGATAAAACGGGTATGCACACCATGACTCAATCACTTACTAACCTTGTAAATGATGGTTCCATCACCAAAGAACGTGCGCTTGAATATGCTACCGAATACGAAGAATTAAAGAAGATGCTGGGGATGTAA
- the tadA gene encoding Flp pilus assembly complex ATPase component TadA, translating to MYSAEKQVFQGSESISQYQNELVSEGLVTRDQLAIAKISMENLGLDLGSVLIKKGFVKEEQLLKFLAKRYNIEYITLKDFQINPELFHKLPLHLSRQHKVVPLYMKDDKIVVAMANPFDSFAQDDIREALKMDLEPMLASLREIEDCFRNIGDSTATNDDKGLTLEVSSDNTQNETETRKMQEMALGPKVVSAVNSIIARAHAERASDIHIEPYRNNTHIRFRIDGMLRERGTLAKNMHLPVVSRVKILAGLDIAERRVPQDGRVRVLLVGNPLDLRISTCPTQHGEKVVIRLLSKDAVKGIEGLGFDEDQRKTFSDIITRSHGIFLITGPTGSGKSTTLYAALQRINSPEKNIISIEDPVENEIEGVNQVAVNTKTGLTFATVLRSVLRQDPDVIMLGEIRDGETALISVRAAITGHLVLSTLHTNTAAGAISRLMDLGIEPFMLSSALKGVMAQRLVRKICDHCRDEINLAECEFPHLASRVKKAFKGKGCKSCHYTGYAGRMGIFELAAIDEDVRTLMYKNSGEGEIVACLRKKGVKSIVQDGLDKIEMGQTTFEEVVRVTEED from the coding sequence ATGTACTCAGCCGAGAAACAGGTTTTTCAAGGTAGCGAATCCATCAGCCAATACCAAAACGAATTGGTATCTGAAGGTCTTGTTACGCGCGATCAGTTAGCCATTGCTAAAATTAGCATGGAAAACCTGGGTCTCGATTTAGGCTCGGTACTTATTAAAAAGGGTTTTGTTAAAGAAGAGCAGCTCCTTAAGTTTTTAGCGAAACGCTACAACATCGAATACATCACCCTCAAAGATTTTCAAATTAACCCGGAACTTTTTCACAAATTACCCCTTCACTTAAGCCGCCAGCACAAAGTGGTTCCTCTGTACATGAAAGACGACAAAATTGTGGTGGCCATGGCCAATCCCTTCGATTCGTTCGCTCAAGACGATATTCGTGAAGCGTTAAAAATGGACCTTGAGCCCATGCTTGCAAGCCTCCGCGAAATTGAGGACTGCTTCCGCAATATTGGCGATAGTACCGCCACCAACGATGATAAGGGTTTAACCCTGGAGGTTTCTTCCGACAACACACAAAACGAAACCGAAACGCGCAAGATGCAGGAAATGGCTTTGGGGCCCAAAGTGGTATCGGCGGTAAACAGCATTATTGCCCGTGCCCACGCCGAACGCGCCAGCGATATTCATATTGAACCATACCGTAACAACACACACATACGCTTTCGCATAGACGGCATGCTTCGCGAACGCGGCACCTTGGCTAAAAACATGCATTTGCCCGTTGTATCGCGCGTTAAAATTTTAGCAGGGCTTGACATTGCCGAACGGCGCGTACCACAAGACGGACGCGTCCGTGTGCTGCTTGTGGGAAATCCGCTGGATCTCCGTATTTCAACCTGTCCCACACAACACGGCGAAAAGGTGGTGATTCGCTTGCTCTCAAAAGATGCTGTAAAAGGCATTGAAGGCTTGGGGTTTGATGAAGACCAACGTAAAACATTTTCGGATATTATCACGCGCTCTCACGGTATTTTTCTTATTACAGGCCCCACAGGCTCAGGAAAATCAACAACGCTGTATGCGGCATTACAACGCATCAATTCACCCGAGAAAAATATTATTTCTATTGAAGACCCTGTTGAAAACGAAATTGAAGGAGTTAATCAGGTAGCTGTTAACACCAAAACAGGGCTCACCTTTGCCACCGTACTGCGCTCGGTATTACGCCAAGATCCCGATGTCATTATGCTGGGCGAAATTCGTGACGGTGAAACTGCTCTCATTTCTGTGCGTGCTGCTATTACCGGCCACTTGGTGCTTTCTACACTACACACCAACACAGCCGCCGGCGCCATTTCGCGCCTCATGGATTTAGGCATTGAACCGTTCATGCTGTCGAGCGCTTTAAAAGGTGTGATGGCCCAACGCTTGGTACGCAAAATTTGCGATCACTGCCGTGATGAAATTAATTTGGCCGAATGTGAATTTCCCCACTTAGCCAGCCGTGTGAAAAAAGCTTTTAAAGGAAAAGGTTGTAAATCTTGCCACTACACCGGTTACGCCGGCCGTATGGGCATTTTTGAATTAGCCGCCATCGACGAAGACGTACGCACTCTTATGTATAAAAACTCCGGTGAAGGCGAAATTGTGGCCTGCCTGCGCAAAAAAGGCGTGAAGTCCATCGTGCAAGACGGCCTGGATAAAATTGAGATGGGGCAAACAACTTTTGAAGAAGTGGTGAGAGTAACTGAGGAAGATTAA
- a CDS encoding type II secretion system F family protein, producing MNGLLVMGQMEAPSMDPIREMLSDQGLIPIAVFQGSSRVAQESLAIFNHVSSEELMLFTRQFHTLFKAGMDMDTLLHTMAQQTKNKFFKDAILRIKSDVASGSSLSRAFGQHPKIFNELYLSMLNAGEEAGILEDVLGQLSTVIEKETALKSAVSSATLYPKIVIFVLIVAFCVLMTYVVPKFSVFFAHYDAELPLPTRMMMGMSDFMRNQWYILIFMVVAGIFAFRKWQSTAKGRFAWDRIKWKLPVFGPLGQKVGNARFAHILGALYKAGLPITRGLEITASTVGNEVFVREALGVKAEVEKGGSISQAMRQTKYFSPLLIEATAIGEKSGALDDMYKSVGSHYDLEVAHTLKNLTTLLEPILLFFVFGFIVLFALGIFLPMWGISRAVLHH from the coding sequence ATGAACGGCCTCCTTGTAATGGGCCAGATGGAAGCTCCATCGATGGATCCTATTCGCGAAATGCTCTCCGATCAGGGGCTTATTCCTATTGCCGTGTTTCAGGGTTCTAGCCGTGTAGCCCAAGAATCGCTCGCCATTTTTAACCATGTTTCCAGCGAAGAACTCATGCTTTTTACGCGCCAGTTTCACACCTTGTTTAAAGCCGGCATGGACATGGACACCTTGCTGCACACCATGGCGCAGCAAACCAAAAACAAATTTTTTAAAGATGCCATTTTGCGCATTAAAAGCGACGTTGCTTCAGGCTCCTCTCTCTCACGCGCGTTTGGCCAACATCCAAAAATTTTTAACGAATTATATTTGAGCATGCTCAATGCCGGTGAAGAAGCTGGTATTTTGGAAGATGTACTGGGTCAACTCTCCACGGTAATTGAAAAAGAAACGGCACTCAAATCGGCCGTATCATCGGCCACTCTGTATCCCAAAATTGTTATCTTTGTTCTTATTGTAGCCTTCTGCGTGTTGATGACATACGTGGTGCCCAAATTTTCGGTATTCTTTGCACACTACGATGCCGAACTCCCTCTTCCCACCCGCATGATGATGGGCATGAGCGATTTCATGCGCAATCAATGGTACATCCTAATTTTTATGGTGGTGGCCGGTATTTTTGCGTTTAGAAAATGGCAGTCTACCGCCAAAGGTCGTTTTGCCTGGGACCGCATTAAATGGAAATTACCTGTGTTTGGTCCGCTGGGGCAAAAAGTGGGCAATGCCCGTTTTGCTCACATTTTAGGAGCCCTCTACAAAGCCGGCCTTCCCATCACCCGCGGGCTTGAAATTACCGCCTCCACCGTAGGTAACGAAGTATTTGTTCGCGAAGCTTTGGGAGTAAAAGCCGAAGTAGAAAAAGGCGGCAGTATTTCGCAGGCCATGCGCCAAACCAAATATTTTAGCCCATTACTCATTGAAGCCACCGCCATCGGCGAAAAATCGGGTGCCTTGGACGACATGTATAAATCCGTTGGCTCGCACTACGACTTAGAAGTGGCGCACACGCTTAAAAATTTAACAACACTTTTGGAACCCATCCTGCTCTTTTTTGTGTTCGGGTTCATCGTGCTTTTTGCCCTGGGCATTTTCTTGCCCATGTGGGGCATCTCGCGCGCGGTGTTGCATCATTAG
- a CDS encoding type II secretion system GspH family protein yields the protein MKQLKNQKGFTLIELILVIVVLGILAVAALPTFIDVSTDAATSSMQGVVASVREGISLYRANDLVGGGTGIYPADLGGADATACDTTACFGTVLEQAVNDSRWSRVDSTHYNYSSNGVTGNFTYDPVAGTFQ from the coding sequence ATGAAACAACTTAAAAACCAAAAAGGTTTCACCTTAATCGAATTGATTTTGGTGATTGTAGTATTAGGCATTTTAGCCGTGGCTGCTTTACCCACGTTTATCGACGTGTCAACAGACGCTGCTACCTCGTCTATGCAAGGTGTTGTAGCTTCGGTACGTGAAGGTATTTCGCTGTATCGCGCTAACGACCTTGTAGGCGGCGGTACTGGTATCTATCCTGCCGATTTGGGCGGAGCTGATGCCACCGCTTGTGATACTACCGCTTGCTTTGGTACCGTTTTGGAACAAGCTGTTAACGATAGTCGTTGGAGCAGAGTTGATTCCACTCATTACAATTATTCAAGTAATGGAGTAACAGGCAACTTTACCTACGACCCTGTTGCCGGAACCTTTCAATAA
- a CDS encoding prepilin-type N-terminal cleavage/methylation domain-containing protein encodes MKGLLKKLHNQKGFTFIEAILTAVLLAVGLTGGYAMMQNSIDHSLDNDHLVIGSQLANEKLQMIIADKTFVGYSSITQNNYQQETLSGSYRGFTRSTSVTEVSSSDLSTPQAGSGYKKVEVTVRWGNDTGQQVKVSTMLANHT; translated from the coding sequence ATGAAAGGATTATTGAAAAAATTACACAATCAGAAAGGCTTCACTTTTATAGAAGCCATCTTAACGGCCGTACTCTTGGCCGTAGGATTAACGGGCGGTTATGCCATGATGCAAAACTCCATCGATCACAGCCTCGATAACGACCACCTGGTGATTGGGTCGCAATTAGCTAACGAAAAACTACAGATGATCATCGCCGATAAAACCTTTGTAGGCTATTCCAGCATTACCCAAAACAATTATCAGCAAGAAACCTTAAGCGGAAGCTACAGAGGTTTTACCCGTTCTACGTCGGTTACCGAAGTAAGCTCTAGCGATTTAAGCACCCCACAAGCCGGCAGTGGTTATAAAAAAGTGGAAGTAACCGTCCGTTGGGGAAACGATACAGGGCAGCAGGTAAAAGTATCTACCATGCTGGCCAACCATACTTAA
- a CDS encoding prepilin-type N-terminal cleavage/methylation domain-containing protein, producing MKTLLKKSAGNQKGFTLIELVLTIVVVSILSVVAMPNFDTSAITLDSASRKILTDIRYAQNLSTTTLDAYGFRVTGATTYQIYKQSTGAVATNPITNKPMQYDLSTNFSGARFTNQNINVIFNAYGNPTSGGGTNITLSVSGTQKTISVSSTSGYVGLL from the coding sequence ATGAAGACGCTTTTAAAAAAATCTGCCGGCAACCAAAAAGGTTTTACCCTTATAGAACTGGTACTCACCATTGTGGTTGTTTCTATTTTATCGGTTGTGGCCATGCCCAATTTTGATACCAGCGCTATCACGCTTGATTCGGCCTCGCGTAAAATTTTAACCGATATCCGTTACGCCCAAAATTTATCTACCACAACACTGGATGCCTACGGCTTTAGAGTAACAGGCGCCACTACCTATCAAATTTACAAACAATCTACAGGCGCTGTTGCTACCAATCCCATCACCAACAAGCCCATGCAATACGATTTATCTACCAATTTTTCCGGTGCGCGCTTTACCAATCAAAACATCAATGTTATTTTTAACGCATACGGTAACCCCACGTCAGGAGGAGGCACTAACATTACCCTGTCGGTTTCGGGCACACAAAAAACAATTAGTGTGTCCAGCACATCAGGCTATGTTGGCTTGCTTTAA